From one Bos javanicus breed banteng chromosome 15, ARS-OSU_banteng_1.0, whole genome shotgun sequence genomic stretch:
- the LOC133261448 gene encoding olfactory receptor 10AG1-like yields MQSRNVNLEREDHLKITETNLTIMMEFVLLGFTDIPQFQWFLFGIFLVIYVIILLGNGIIILITRVDATLQTPMYFFLGNFSFLEICYVSITLPRMLMDLWTQKGTISLFTCATQMCFFLILGATECFLLAVMAYDRCVAICDPLHYPLVMCPEVRIRLVLASWIGGVPVQIGQTCQIFSLPFCGSNTINHFFCDIPPLLKLACGDIFVNEMVVYIFGILFVTVPFLLILGFYIRIISTILKLPANTGWTKAFSTCSSHITVVLLFYGSATVTYLKPKSNQHEGIDKMISLFYTILTPMVNPIIYSLRNKDVRKAMRKFLP; encoded by the coding sequence atgcagtcAAGAAATGTAAATTTAGAGAGAGAAGATCATTTGAAAATTACAGAAACAAATCTCACTATCATGATGGAATTTGTCCTCTTGGGCTTCACTGATATTCCCCAATTTCAATGGTTTCTTTTTGGGATATTCTTAGTCATCTACGTGATTATCCTGTTGGGGAATGGCATCATAATTCTAATAACCAGAGTAGATGCCACTCTTCAGACGCCCATGTATTTTTTCCTCGGCAATTTTTCCTTCCTAGAAATCTGTTATGTATCCATCACTCTTCCCAGGATGCTCATGGACCTTTGGACCCAAAAAGGAACCATTTCTCTTTTCACTTGTGCTACACAAATGTGCTTCTTCCTGATCCTTGGAGCCACTGAGTGCTTCCTCCTggctgtgatggcctatgaccgctgtGTGGCCATCTGTGACCCTCTGCACTATCCCCTGGTCATGTGCCCTGAGGTCCGCATCAGGCTGGTGCTTGCCTCCTGGATCGGTGGTGTTCCGGTCCAGATAGGCCAAACATGCCagattttctctctgcctttctgtgGCTCCAACACAATCAATCATTTCTTCTGTGACATTCCACCATTATTAAAACTGGCTTGCGGAGACATCTTTGTGAATGAGATGGTGGTCTATATATTTGGTATATTGTTTGTCACTGTTCCCTTTTTGCTGATACTTGGATTCTACATCAGAATTATCTCCACCATCCTGAAGTTGCCAGCAAACACAGGATGGACCAAAGCTTTCTCCACTTGCTCTTCCCACATCACTGTTGTACTTTTATTCTACGGATCAGCCACTGTCACCTACTTAAAGCCTAAATCGAACCAGCATGAAGGAATAGACAAAATGATATCTCTTTTCTACACCATTTTGACTCCAATGGTCAATCCTATCATATATAGTCTGCGGAACAAAGACGTTAGAAAGGCAATGAGAAAATTTCTTCCCTAA
- the LOC133261447 gene encoding olfactory receptor 5T1-like: MSGSRSDLDLYRVQVRNVTEITMFILMGFTDDFEVQVFLFLLFLAIYLFTLIGNLGLVFLVIVDSRLNKPMYHFLSVLSSLDACCSSVVTPKMIVNFLVENKTISYLECITQTLLLVTFGTTECFLLAAMAYDRYVAIYDPLLYSASMAPRVYVPFIIASYVGGTVHATVHTVATFSLSFCASNEIRHVFCDIPPLLAISCSDTHTNQLLLFYLVGSIEIVTVLIVLISYGFILLAILRMHSAEGRRKVFSTCGSHLTGVSIYHGTILFMYMRPSSSYALDHDMIVSIFYSIIIPMLNPVIYSLRNKDVKEAIKRVFGKKSVCS, encoded by the coding sequence atgtcAGGGTCACGATCAGATTTGGATTTATACAGGGTTCAGGTAAGAAATGTGACTGAAATCACCATGTTTATATTGATGGGGTTTACAGATGATTTTGAGGTTcaagtttttctatttttactatttctaGCAATCTATCTTTTTACACTGATAGGGAATTTGGGGTTGGTTTTCTTGGTCATTGTGGATTCCAGGCTCAACAAACCTATGTACCATTTTCTGAGTGTGTTATCATCCTTGGATGCCTGCTGTTCGTCAGTCGTCACTCCAAAAATGATAGTCAATTTCCTGgtggaaaataaaactatttcataTCTTGAGTGTATAACACAGACACTTCTTTTAGTTACTTTTGGGACCACAGAATGCTTTCTTCTGGCTGCCATGGCATATGATCGCTACGTGGCCATCTACGACCCCCTCCTGTATTCAGCCAGCATGGCTCCCAGAGTCTACGTGCCATTCATCATTGCTTCCTATGTTGGTGGCACCGTGCATGCTACTGTACACACAGTGGCTACTTTCAGCCTCTCCTTCTGTGCCTCCAATGAAATCAGACATGTCTTCTGTGACATCCCTCCCCTCCTCGCTATTTCTTGCTCTGACACTCACACGAACCAGCTTCTGCTCTTCTACCTTGTGGGCTCCATTGAGATAGTCACTGTCCTGATTGTCCTCATCTCCTATGGTTTCATTCTGTTGGCCATTCTGAGGATGCATTCTGctgaagggagaaggaaagtCTTTTCAACATGTGGCTCTCACCTAACTGGAGTGTCCATTTACCATGGGACCATCCTCTTTATGTACATGAGACCAAGTTCCAGCTATGCTTTAGACCATGACATGATTGTGTCAATATTTTACAGCATTATCATTCCCATGCTAAATCCTGTCATTTACAGTTTAAGGAACAAAGATGTCAAAGAGGCGATCAAAAGAGTGTTTGGGAAAAAATCAGTTTGTTCATAA